Within the Brassica napus cultivar Da-Ae chromosome A2 unlocalized genomic scaffold, Da-Ae chrA02_Random_31, whole genome shotgun sequence genome, the region ttagaaaaatattaaaatttgcaAATGGGACTATATATACTGATTCCATCTATTCTCCATATGACCCCTCCGGTTAGAATTTGGAAATAATCTTTGGTTGAATTCTATActgtatataaattatgtagGCTCCAACTGAGaacttttttggaaaaaaaaaacaaaagaaattaagtatacaaataaaataataaaaatgaaaggaatgtctgtttcttttcaaaattaacaaatatcagttttattttatatttgccTACAAGAAATgagaaagaataagaaaaaaattattccttGCGAATGGTAATTTTTGTTAGGAATGATAAATAATTCAATGTTCATCTTCATTACTTGGTCACCATTCAAATCGTAATTTTTAacacttaaaaaatataaaaatatggatTTCTTGCAACAAAAGATGGActagttttcaaaatttatagaattttatgatttttctaTCCTGTATTTCTTTCAATAAACTTTTggtacaaaaataaatatttaggtAACGTTATGGAAATAGCTAAGAATTCCCTTCTCTTCTTTTGGTGATGGTCCATACTGCACCCATGATTCCATTAACATCAAATCTTGACATATCTTTCTTAAACATACGAGTATGTAttgttctaaaacacaaaaaacaAATGTGTGTACAGATATTATCATCTCGATAATCTccaacaataaataaataaaatattggcCATACTTCTAGTCGGGTGGAGCCAGTTGGTCATCAAATAAAAACTCGAAACACTTGTCTTTGGCTTCTGTTCTTTTTCCCTATAAAATGGCAACAAGTATGAACGTTACAACCACACTcgcaaacaaaacaaactcttCTTTCAATCTTATAACCACAAACAATAATGTCAAACCATCTTCAAGACCCCTTACCCAATTACCCTAAGCCGGTTTTAACCGAAGAAGAGCAAGAAATCGACGAGAAAATGGTGAGCTTGCAAGCAGAGAGTATCGTCAACACCGTGGCTTTCCCCATGGTTCTCAAAGCTGCCTTGGAGCTTGGCGTCATTGACAAGATCGCTGCAGCAGGCAACAACATGTGGCTCTCACCGTATGAGATAGCCCGTAGTCTCCCTAACAAACCCACCAACCCGGAGGCGCCAGTGTTGCTTGACCGGATGCTGCGGTTACTCGTCAGCCACTCGATCTTGAAGTGCCGTATGATAGAATGTAAAGAAAACGGCCGAACCGGAAATATGGAGATGGTATATGCAACCGAACCGGTTTGCAAGTACTTCTTGAAAGATAGTGATGGTTCTGGTTCTCTTGGTTCTCTGTTTATGTTGCTCCACACCGAAGTGTTTTTCAAGACTTGGTACGTACTTCATTATTCTGTAAATGAGTTAAACCGAGTTGGTTCGGTCCTCACCAATACAACGAATGTTCTTTATAAACATGCTTTAGATTTAGGGAGTTATAGGCGATTTATTAAAAGTTTCAactaaaagtttaaaaaataaattcggGGGctaacattttttaatttttttatgcctatgtagtttttttgaaacattttggGAGGCCTAAGACACATGTTTCATTCGAGTTTGTCCGTGACAGGCCCTGTTAAACCAATCATAAACGAACAGATGCAtattactttctttttctttattcacAGGACAAACCTTAAAGATGTGATACTAGAAGGAAGAGATGCATTTAGCTCTGCCCACGGAATGCAAATTTTTGAATACATTAATTCAGATAGACAATTTGCTGAAGTGTTTGATCGTGCCATGTCAGAACCTTCCATCATGATTTTGAAGAAGGTTCTAGAAGTTTACAAAGGATTTGAAGACGTTAACACTTTGGTGGATGTTGGAGGAGGAAGTGGCACTACATTAGGTCTAGTCACTTCCAAGTATCCTCATATTAAGGGAGTTAATTTTGACTTACCTCAGGTTTTAACCAATGCTCCATCTTATCCAGGTACAAAAACTacttaataaatttgattaagataTATGATGAAGTGCCTCTCAaaacttttatttgtttttgtttaatttttccAATTATAGGAGTGGAGCATGTCTCTGGAGACATGTTTATAGAAGTTCCAAAAGGAGATGCAATATTTATGAaagtaactatatatatgaatataaaacTTGATATCTTTGAGTTTTGATTGTCTAATATCTCTAATATAATGTTGTTAATTTGTTGATAGTGGATACTACATGATTGGTCGGACGAGCTTTGTATAAAGCTTCTAAAAAATTGTTGGAAGAGCCTACCGGAAAATGGAAAAGTGATCATTGTAGATTTGATTACACCAACAAAACCAAAGAGTGGTGACTTTTCCTCTAACTATATGTTTGGTATGGACATGTTGATGCTAACACAATGCTCAGGTGGTAAAGAGAGATCGTTTTCGCAGTTGGAGAATTTAGCATTTGGTTCAGGTTTTCTTCGGTGTGAAGTTGTTTGTGGTGTCCATTCATATTCTGTTATCGAATTCCACAAATAGATTTGGAATCTACGGAAAGAAATGATGGGCCAACTGAATAAAGGATGAGAATTGGTGcttattttaatgattttattgCATGTAACATAGTTTTATGGTGTTGGCTTGCTCAATTTTCTTTTCAGCCTGTGGTGTTTGCCAAGTATTAACGGAGTGTAATGACTCTGATTGGTATGAAAGTGTGTTTGCATTATGTTTGCAATTGAAAGATTGTGTCCTATGCTTAAACTTTTGTTGGGAAATCATGTTCCTTGCCTAAAagcattttaaattatttaagcaaATGGATACGAAAGAATCttattttagtttcttttttgaaGGTTTTCAAAATGATGTCACTTAAAAATcgattacaaatttacaatactAAATGGAACATGTATACTTGTGTTAATACAACCCCTTTCCTGTTCTCTGGTGAAAAAGGAAGTGGAGAGTAGGGATGgacaaaatatatgtaaattttgattCAATTGGTTATTCTTTTCGATTCAAACCGAAATCTGGATGTTTGTAACCTCACACAGgcaagaaaatattaatattcaGTATCCACAAGAAATGAAGCAAATAAGAAATACTAATCTTTTTAGTAATCATATACGATCCGAtttgttatatgtatattttatacatatctttaaagaatgatatatatatatatatattataattattctatttgatgtaagttttaatatttttaaatgaatttttattttaataaaataattttatttttattagcattgaatttttatttatttttgattttaattgtattttatggATCGAATCGGGTATATGgttaaatatatgaaatatctGATATCTAGATCCCAAATATCTATTTAGCTAGGAATCAAATTAGATTCTGATATTTTTTGGACGAAATGGATTCTAAAAAACTTGGATATTCGATTCGTGCTCACTACGATTGGAGAGGGTAGATGCAGTCTTCGTTAGCTTTGAGTTGTATTTGACTACACTTACACGCGTCTTAATACATGTCACTAAGTGTCAATTGAGATTTGAGAACCTTGACTACAACATGTGTTTATTGATTTGTGATCTACTTCACGTTTCCTACCAACAACGAGAACAAATGACAAACCATCTACCTACTCAGGCTCAGAATTTGCTTGCAGGTTTTGGTCTCGACATTAGTTCAAGAAGCTCATCACTCGGTCTGTCTTTTAGTGCTAGTTCTAGGTAGTCTCGGGTTGTCCTAACTCGATCACTTTTGGATCATTGCTTAGAAATTCATAGGTTTTTGATAGGTTGGTGCCATAGAGCGTCATCATCGGTTTGCTGGTTTCGTACTAAGGATAACTGGATAAGCGTCGTCAGTTCCTAGTTCCTGCTGTATTCGTGGTAAGAGTGTCATTGATCTTATAACTAGGGTTCGTATTCAAAACGTCTTCGGGGAACAGGGCTCGTCTGAAGCGTTGTCAGGAGACTATGGTCTGTGTTCAGGGGCAGTCCCGAAAGAAGTGGGGCtctaaacaaatgaaaaaatgGGGGCCCTTCTAACAtaactgaaattttaaaattcatgagcaagaattttttttttaaaacaaaacagaaaaaaaaactaattctcaaacaaaaaattaaaaaaaactgtaaatgTGGGAAGAGAAaagatttattttatgtaagttCCACTAAATTCTGTTGttcgattttattatttatacatataaacatttttttaatgtttcaaaaaaaaacaaatttttttttaaatgggggCCTTTTAATAATGGGGCCCTAGGCCCATGTTTCAAATGGCTCTCCTCAGGGACGCCCCTGTCTGTGTTTTATGGTGTCGTCGATTCCCTAGCTCTTTATGCGACTGAAGATCAGATTTTAGCATTGAAACTATAAGTTGTCGTTTACCACTTTTTCATCATTTTGAGTCTCAGAGAACTAATGTCCCGACTTTCATTTTCACTATGAATATCTACAATTTAGCACAAAAACAAGTTGTTGATTTAGACGCCAAATATACTCAAATGTTTATATGGTAGTTAAGTGGTGTTTTATTGACCATCATATGGACCTACTTACCATATTATGGGGGTTAGATGACacattaaaattattagtttctacattaaattatatacataaatctcattttatataaaacggTTGAACCGGAAAGACCGAAAGGGTATGTGCCATGGCGAAGCTACATGGAGTAAGGGTGTAGCAGTTGTCcaatatagtatttttaaattcagTGTAATTCTTATAAAATTTCAGTGATgcctctcttttttattttatacttatGTTAGTAGTTTTCATTTCTGCACTGGATCTTTTTGTTTATACTTATGTTAGTAGTTTCATTTCTGCCCTGGATAGTAACAAGGTCTAAATCCACCAATGGCCCATATGCAGCCTTTTGAGTATGTACATCAATGCATGTTTTCATATGGACGGTTTAGTTCGTCAAATCCATTCTTTAGTCTTATGCATATTCTTCGACTAGGTTGGTTCATCGGTACTAGCTCGAATTCCACTCTTCTGATGTGCCTGTGTTGAATATTTGTTGCAGGATGGATGAGATATTAGCAATGGTCGGGGAAGAAATTTGACCCACCTTCTAAAGTTTGAAAGCTATTCCTTAGTGTGCCGTCTGGTTAAGTTTCTGTGACTTTAAAGCTTGACTGCTTCTACAAAGCTCTAAGTGACTTAAGAGACAGAGGAAGAGATTTTTAGAATCTTAGCTTTGTTGAAATTATATTGCTATGTTTTGTTTACTGGAAACCATAGGTTGTAATCTTATGAGATTTCTATTATGAGCAATTTTTCTTTACTAAGTATACAAAAGATTCTGACTTGCAATAATCATGATCACGAATATACTAATGATTAATTCTACATGTCTAGTAGGAAATCTCCGGCTTCTTGACAATAGAGGCCTTCACAGTTCTCAGAATCCTGACCAACTACTAACTCATACCCACCCAAAAAAAATAGAGACATTGGATGCACGAGATAGATACATATGAATGGGGACTATTGGCCAAAAACAGAATAATAAGATGGATTCATCAACAGTTAGAGCGAGAGACATTGTACCCTGTCTGGAATATTCTGAGGCATTGGAGCTATAGTAACATGTCTTTGTGGGTTTAACCTCAGTGAACTCACGGTCCGGTCCGTAGATGAGGATGTTGGGTGGAACTTCGCAAAACGATTGATCACTGCAAACTTCTCTAGATCCTGGACTTCCACGATCAAATCAGCAATTGTTGATCCGTTCTGtagtctgcaaaaaaaaaaaaaaaacagatgttCATGAGATCAAGCCGCCAAAACGAGTACCCATTAAGAACTAAAATCAAttactagagagagagagataggcatggtctttatcaaaaaaataaataaaaaataggcATGGTCTTTTACCCTGCAAAGTTAGTATCTAGTTTCTGTGAACTGCTAATGAAATCTTCAGCAGCTTTGGAGATGTACTGGTCACTGATTGTTTCAGTTTTCCTTCTCTCAGACACCCTACACAAGAGTGGATAAGTTTGTGTCAATACATAACCTCAAACTCTCCAGCATTTCAAGGATAACAGTACATATACTTACGGGTTTGATTTGTTCTGGGGCAAAAGGCATTCGTTCCTATCAGTAAAAGTGAAGCTACATGCATCTCCTAGTGCACCTCTTGCAGCAGTATATGCAACAAACTCATAGTTTGAGCTAGCAATCAAAGATATTACCCTAGCAGGAGGCGGGCGAAATAGTTGTTGCATGAGTTGTGTTGAATATATAAGCCTTCTTTTTGATCTCATTGGTAGGCCATCCTCAAGTAAATTCCCAAATTCCACCTGTGAGAACATAAGCCATCAACGTAATCAACAACATTGGATGGACAAAGAGGCAGGCGAGAAAGTATGTAATGAGGAAACTCACCTTTTCAGCAAATTGATTAGTTGCTCTGGCCCAATCAACCTCGGCCTCACTGTAAAGAGTATAGTAGATTAATACGGTAATCTATATGAaagattaaaaatcaatattagTGCTCATAAGCCACACACCTGAGAGTCTTAAGCCTCTGGGAACCATGCATGACTTCTTTATTCCAAGATAGAAGCTCTGATGTGGCGGTTTTGCGCTTCTTTGGTTTACCAACCTTCAGAAGTGTATCAGTTGCACCATGAGGCAATGACTCAGATGAGGGAATCTCCACTCCTGGTGCGGAGCCTGACATTTGCTGCATATTAAACTGCTTTGGAGATTGAACATTATGTGAGCCATCAGCCGAACTCCCAACATTAGAAGATTTTTGACTTGTTGGTCCTTTTTCAGGGGTAATATGAAGTGAATTTAATGGCTGCAAATAATTCATAGAAAACTGCACATTATCAGGTGAGGGAGCTGATTGAGATGGCGGAGCCAGCTGTAAACTAAACCCCTGAGAAGCAGATGACTGACTATGACGAAATTGACCACCATTTTCCACAGAATGCTCCTCCGGCTGGTCCACCTTGTGAAGAAGCTCAAGCATAGTCTGCCtgcacaggaaaaaaaaaaaaatcagaaaggcAATTGCAAGCAAATAGTGAATAAGAATTATTCAATGACCACAGTAAGAAAATACATCATCCCCAATGAAAATTTGTGAAAACAGTACTCTGCTAGTTAGTTGACAAACTAAACCTTTTCAACCCAAAGGAAAAGTACCTGACGAATTCTTCACTTGATTACACATATCAACGCTTCTGTCGGCTGAAGCAGATGTAGTAGGTGAATTTTCTGATCCTATGCCTTGTAAAACATGTCCCTGCCATAATGAAGCCAAAAAGAATGTTCAGAGGGATTCAGATTTACTAGAACAACGCCAAAAACCAATGGATAAAAACTTACCCTGTCAATTTGCATGTTCATAGGTGGCTGACTAAGAGACTTTGGCTGCCCAAAATAGCCTTGATTTCCTGCAGAAACTTGCTCCAGTGTGGGTGGCAAATGGGCAACTTTTTCTCGATAAGGCTCATCAGTGACACCAGTATTACCCATGGGATGATAGTGAAATTTGCGACTAATCTGACTGCCATCTCTATAATTCACTTGAGGGGTAGCTTTCTCCACAGAGTTATTACCCAAATGCTGTTGGTTTTCCTGGACATCCCTAGAAGCAGTAGTGGCAATGCCAAATCCATAGTTTGCCTTCATTTGTAGATTTTGGGTGAAGTGATTCTTCTGTTCAACAGGAGCAACTAAGTTTGGATTAGAAGCAGCCTTCCAAATACCAAATCTATCTTCAATACCCTCATTCGTTTGAATAGAGCCCGAATCACTCTGGAGTCTCTCACTTAATGCATTTGAAGCCTTGACACCAAGATTCTGGACCCTATTACCAAAGCCTGCGTCATTACTGGATGTTTCTGCTACAGCAGATAGCATAAGAGCACTCCAACCCCCACCTTTCAGAGGGGGGCATGCATCATTAAGGTCAGAACTACTGGACATCAGGTTTCCTGTCAAGCTCATATCAGTGTCGTTTCCAAATGCTTCCCACAAATTGTCATCCGAACCAAACAAAATCTTTTCTTCTGTTGGATCTAAGGCTGTCGACTTCTGTGACCCAGAAACATTTCCAGGCgcttttatatatgatttttctgGTGGACCAGAACCCTTCATCTGGTCGAGTTTCTCCTGCGCTGAAACATTTCTCTGGCGTGGATCATCTTGCTGGAAACGTTCAAAATTTGGGCTATCATTTGAACCTGGAGCTGAAGTATTTGAGAACATCGCTCTCTCCTGGTATGTGGATCTAGGTAGCATAAAACTATCAGGCTGATTGGTGAGAGTGGAACCATGCTCCGAAGATAACCTGTTCATCTGAACGGAAGTGAAGGAATTTTGAGGTGCATTTGCCCCACCAAGAGGCATGCTGTACAAGGAAGGTTCAAACTGTAAGTTCGCCTGTCCGTGCACAGCGCCAAGCCCACTGGATGAAACT harbors:
- the LOC106451453 gene encoding uncharacterized protein LOC106451453 isoform X1 — encoded protein: MPGNEYGERIHNFFGQEGLSQDQHQSQLVDGSWSSFSNGLVGNQRRIDPSSIASLKSYSSTRQPERWQSSNSHHALNFTQQQPSIRSEYSRGLLQDNQQLTNGYIHGMALQNGSTVLGVGVESSRDNLSAKGFTSDIHKTPMRFEMGGESPVNYDFFGGQQKLNSQPPGMLQPFPRQKMTFNDMQLLKQQVMVKQMHEYQLQQQLHKKQLEARQLNCLNSNAVNGNRSSDNQSHLLINGIPLQDASSNGWQPDLVSGNTHWMHPGISAVSSSGLGAVHGQANLQFEPSLYSMPLGGANAPQNSFTSVQMNRLSSEHGSTLTNQPDSFMLPRSTYQERAMFSNTSAPGSNDSPNFERFQQDDPRQRNVSAQEKLDQMKGSGPPEKSYIKAPGNVSGSQKSTALDPTEEKILFGSDDNLWEAFGNDTDMSLTGNLMSSSSDLNDACPPLKGGGWSALMLSAVAETSSNDAGFGNRVQNLGVKASNALSERLQSDSGSIQTNEGIEDRFGIWKAASNPNLVAPVEQKNHFTQNLQMKANYGFGIATTASRDVQENQQHLGNNSVEKATPQVNYRDGSQISRKFHYHPMGNTGVTDEPYREKVAHLPPTLEQVSAGNQGYFGQPKSLSQPPMNMQIDRGHVLQGIGSENSPTTSASADRSVDMCNQVKNSSGRLCLSFFTRWTSRRSILWKMVVNFVIFSMNYLQPLNSLHITPEKGPTSQKSSNVGSSADGSHNVQSPKQFNMQQMSGSAPGVEIPSSESLPHGATDTLLKVGKPKKRKTATSELLSWNKEVMHGSQRLKTLSEAEVDWARATNQFAEKVEFGNLLEDGLPMRSKRRLIYSTQLMQQLFRPPPARVISLIASSNYEFVAYTAARGALGDACSFTFTDRNECLLPQNKSNPVSERRKTETISDQYISKAAEDFISSSQKLDTNFAGLQNGSTIADLIVEVQDLEKFAVINRFAKFHPTSSSTDRTVSSLRLNPQRHVTIAPMPQNIPDRVQCLSL
- the LOC106451453 gene encoding uncharacterized protein LOC106451453 isoform X3; this encodes MLQPFPRQKMTFNDMQLLKQQVMVKQMHEYQLQQQLHKKQLEARQLNCLNSNAVNGNRSSDNQSHLLINGIPLQDASSNGWQPDLVSGNTHWMHPGISAVSSSGLGAVHGQANLQFEPSLYSMPLGGANAPQNSFTSVQMNRLSSEHGSTLTNQPDSFMLPRSTYQERAMFSNTSAPGSNDSPNFERFQQDDPRQRNVSAQEKLDQMKGSGPPEKSYIKAPGNVSGSQKSTALDPTEEKILFGSDDNLWEAFGNDTDMSLTGNLMSSSSDLNDACPPLKGGGWSALMLSAVAETSSNDAGFGNRVQNLGVKASNALSERLQSDSGSIQTNEGIEDRFGIWKAASNPNLVAPVEQKNHFTQNLQMKANYGFGIATTASRDVQENQQHLGNNSVEKATPQVNYRDGSQISRKFHYHPMGNTGVTDEPYREKVAHLPPTLEQVSAGNQGYFGQPKSLSQPPMNMQIDRGHVLQGIGSENSPTTSASADRSVDMCNQVKNSSGRLCLSFFTRWTSRRSILWKMVVNFVIFSMNYLQPLNSLHITPEKGPTSQKSSNVGSSADGSHNVQSPKQFNMQQMSGSAPGVEIPSSESLPHGATDTLLKVGKPKKRKTATSELLSWNKEVMHGSQRLKTLSEAEVDWARATNQFAEKVEFGNLLEDGLPMRSKRRLIYSTQLMQQLFRPPPARVISLIASSNYEFVAYTAARGALGDACSFTFTDRNECLLPQNKSNPVSERRKTETISDQYISKAAEDFISSSQKLDTNFAGLQNGSTIADLIVEVQDLEKFAVINRFAKFHPTSSSTDRTVSSLRLNPQRHVTIAPMPQNIPDRVQCLSL
- the LOC106385991 gene encoding indole glucosinolate O-methyltransferase 1-like — translated: MSNHLQDPLPNYPKPVLTEEEQEIDEKMVSLQAESIVNTVAFPMVLKAALELGVIDKIAAAGNNMWLSPYEIARSLPNKPTNPEAPVLLDRMLRLLVSHSILKCRMIECKENGRTGNMEMVYATEPVCKYFLKDSDGSGSLGSLFMLLHTEVFFKTWTNLKDVILEGRDAFSSAHGMQIFEYINSDRQFAEVFDRAMSEPSIMILKKVLEVYKGFEDVNTLVDVGGGSGTTLGLVTSKYPHIKGVNFDLPQVLTNAPSYPGVEHVSGDMFIEVPKGDAIFMKWILHDWSDELCIKLLKNCWKSLPENGKVIIVDLITPTKPKSGDFSSNYMFGMDMLMLTQCSGGKERSFSQLENLAFGSGFLRCEVVCGVHSYSVIEFHK
- the LOC106451453 gene encoding uncharacterized protein LOC106451453 isoform X2 is translated as MPGNEYGERIHNFFGQEGLSQDQHQSQLVDGSWSSFSNGLVGNQRRIDPSSIASLKSYSSTRQPERWQSSNSHHALNFTQQQPSIRSEYSRGLLQDNQQLTNGYIHGMALQNGSTVLGVGVESSRDNLSAKGFTSDIHKTPMRFEMGGESPVNYDFFGGQQKLNSQPPGMLQPFPRQKMTFNDMQLLKQQVMVKQMHEYQLQQQLHKKQLEARQLNCLNSNAVNGNRSSDNQSHLLINGIPLQDASSNGWQPDLVSGNTHWMHPGISAVSSSGLGAVHGQANLQFEPSLYSMPLGGANAPQNSFTSVQMNRLSSEHGSTLTNQPDSFMLPRSTYQERAMFSNTSAPGSNDSPNFERFQQDDPRQRNVSAQEKLDQMKGSGPPEKSYIKAPGNVSGSQKSTALDPTEEKILFGSDDNLWEAFGNDTDMSLTGNLMSSSSDLNDACPPLKGGGWSALMLSAVAETSSNDAGFGNRVQNLGVKASNALSERLQSDSGSIQTNEGIEDRFGIWKAASNPNLVAPVEQKNHFTQNLQMKANYGFGIATTASRDVQENQQHLGNNSVEKATPQVNYRDGSQISRKFHYHPMGNTGVTDEPYREKVAHLPPTLEQVSAGNQGYFGQPKSLSQPPMNMQIDRGHVLQGIGSENSPTTSASADRSVDMCNQVKNSSGRLCLSFFTRWTSRRSILWKMVVNFVIPLNSLHITPEKGPTSQKSSNVGSSADGSHNVQSPKQFNMQQMSGSAPGVEIPSSESLPHGATDTLLKVGKPKKRKTATSELLSWNKEVMHGSQRLKTLSEAEVDWARATNQFAEKVEFGNLLEDGLPMRSKRRLIYSTQLMQQLFRPPPARVISLIASSNYEFVAYTAARGALGDACSFTFTDRNECLLPQNKSNPVSERRKTETISDQYISKAAEDFISSSQKLDTNFAGLQNGSTIADLIVEVQDLEKFAVINRFAKFHPTSSSTDRTVSSLRLNPQRHVTIAPMPQNIPDRVQCLSL